A part of Aspergillus flavus chromosome 5, complete sequence genomic DNA contains:
- a CDS encoding putative salicylate hydroxylase, which produces MQSKPKGLKVLIVGAGIGGLAAAIALRQQGHEVEVFERSRFANEVGAAIHLTPNANGLLKRIGVDARKYGAVLTEQLRDYTFDGELQYTLDTSLISGSWQHEWVLIHRAHLHEALKDKAQAPGQGTPIVLHTSAKVADVDAQAATITLEDGQRFEGDLVLGADGAHSVTRRHVSGKEVNAFSSGRNAFRFMIPRKEALEDPETAPMVQTNGTVLMWHSADSKVVIYPCVNNEILNFVCIHPDNLTNEYVTQGWNSGVGKDTLLNAFKDFEPGVLKMLNKADPETLKIWPLLDMETLPQWVNGRLALMGDAAHPFLPYRASGGAMAIEDGLSLAVMLPGDVSREDVPTRLELYAKARQERVLQIQEYTRESGRRHVGGKEAAIISSYIYDHDEWDHSSEVLRQHLWSQNQQVYYRQPTVFGPMPGPRQDFWGRSRAAASTKAKFCTASIRFKTSRTLLKNLLPSSSYSFTGMGSVAYATFSQTTLDGLDWLAGGGYNHFGLYIHGVQYKSADGQITEGSYLPVLFEDLADPILSGREELGFPKVFSSIDVNRRRHSYHVTASWRGGVWGRLNLTGLEEKSEEETQTNGSTKTPPNLLLHRYMPSVGKDRKGTPEAEYPVVVDSAEDLTVVPSRITRELRATDARLEIDGLDWNQLPTLHHIVSRLAEVPVYQVIEAKVVEGEGVADVSSARRIEP; this is translated from the exons ATGCAGTCTAAACCGAAGGGCTTAAAAGTCCTCATTGTTGGCGCTGGCATCGGAGGTCTAGCTGCAGCCATTGCCCTTCGACAACAAGGGCACGAAGTGGAG GTGTTTGAAAGGTCACGATTCGCAAACGAAGTCGGAGCGGCAATTCACTTAACTCCGAATGCCAATGGGCTCTTGAAGCGAATTGGAGTTGATGCGCGAAAGTACGGTGCGGTGCTGACGGAGCAA CTTCGCGACTATACCTTTGATGGTGAGCTTCAGTACACCTTAGACACGAGTCTAATCTCCGGCAGCTGGCAACAT GAATGGGTTTTAATCCACCGCGCACATCTTCATGAAGCTTTGAAAGACAAAGCGCAGGCTCCGGGACAGGGAACGCCTATTGTTCTCCATACCTCCGCCAAGGTAGCGGACGTGGATGCTCAGGCTGCAACCATAACTCTGGAAGACGGACAGCGCTTCGAGGGAGACCTAGTATTAGGGGCTGACGGTGCTCACTCTGTGACCCGTCGGCATGTCTCAGGTAAAGAAGTCAACGCATTTAGCTCGGGTCGCAACGCATTCCGGTTCATGATCCCGCGCAAGGAGGCACTAGAAGATCCTGAGACAGCTCCTATGGTTCAAACAAACGGAACCGTTCTTATGTGGCACAGTGCCGACAGCAAGGTGGTCATTTATCCGTGTGTGAACAACGAGATACTGAACTTTGTCTGCATTCACCCGGACAATCTTACCAATGAATATGTCACCCAAGGCTGGAATTCAGGGGTAGGCAAAGACACGCTCCTAAACGCCTTCAAAGACTTTGAGCCTGGTGTTCTCAAAATGCTGAACAAGGCAGATCCTGAAACGCTGAAGATATGGCCACTACTGGACATGGAAACCCTGCCGCAATGGGTTAATGGGCGACTGGCGCTGATGGGCGATGCTGCTCACCCCTTCCTCCCGTATCGGGCTTCTGGAGGTGCCATGGCCATCGAGGACGGTTTGTCGTTGGCTGTTATGCTCCCTGGAGATGTCAGCAGGGAGGATGTTCCCACACGCCTGGAACTGTACGCAAAGGCTCGCCAGGAGCGAGTGTTACAGATACAGGAGTACACGCGAGAATCCGGAAGAAGGCACGTGGGTGGAAAGGAAG CTGCTATCATCAGTTCCTACATCTACGAtcatgatgaatgggatCACTCAAGTGAGGTATTGCGCCAGCACCTTTGGTCACAGAACCAACAGGTTTACTACCGTCAACCTACCGTCTTCGGCCCCATGCCAGGGCCTCGCCAGGACTTCTGGGGCAGAAGTCGAGCGGCTGCCTCGACCAAGGCAAAGTTTTGCACAGCGTCCATTCGGTTTAAGACGAGTCGAACCTTGCTTAAAAACCTGCTACCCAGTTCGTCCTACAGCTTTACCGGTATGGGAAGTGTAGCTTACGCTACGTTCTCCCAAACTACTCTAGATGGACTAGACTGGCTCGCCGGTGGGGGATACAACCACTTCGGTCTGTATATTCATGGCGTCCAATACAAGAGTGCTGATGGTCAAATCACGGAAGGATCTTACCTTCCGGTCCTGTTTGAAGACCTAGCGGATCCTATCCTATCTGGCCGTGAGGAGCTCGGGTTTCCGAAGGTCTTCAGCAGCATCGATGTGAACAGACGCCGTCATTCGTACCATGTTACCGCTAGCTGGCGGGGCGGAGTATGGGGCCGGCTGAACCTGACAGGGCTGGAGGAGAAGTCAGAGGAGGAGACGCAAACCAATGGATCGACTAAGACACCACCAAACCTTCTGCTGCACCGGTACATGCCCAGCGTGGGTAAGGACCGTAAAGGCACGCCCGAGGCGGAGTATCCTGTTGTGGTCGATTCTGCTGAAGACTTGACAGTTGTGCCGTCAAGGATCACACGTGAGCTGCGTGCTACAGACGCTAGACTAGAGATTGATGGACTGGACTGGAATCAGCTCCCTACTCTGCATCACATCGTCTCTCGTCTGGCTGAAGTGCCGGTGTATCAGGTTATAGAGGCTAAGGTTGTTGAAGGCGAGGGAGTAGCAGATGTGTCATCTGCTAGGAGGATTGAGCCGTGA
- a CDS encoding putative acyl esterase (unnamed protein product), translated as MPNPIQDITRVDATSFSYIYEENVTIPLKDNAGLIRCNVYRPKDVENSPVLVTYGPYGKDIHYKDFHSKSYSEVNPEHHSDHSAWETPDPGFWTQHGYAVVRADERGLGQSPGVLDTMSRGTSEAFVDVVEWAAEQPWSSGKVGLLGISYYAGSQWRVAARQPKGLACIIPWEGMSDYYRDRCRHGGILSNKFIKFWWDRQVITNQYGRPGRAARNWGPDTIEGDLSEEELLANRNDQTIDNATHKFRDEPYYASKEYNMEDIKVPLLSVANWGGILLHLRGNVIGYMNAGSEHKYLRFITGRHDLPFYYHEEVELQRSFLDAFLKGEDREGWSTGQAPKVDVLLRKGNVGFDNAEAERAYTRRTENEWPIARTQYTKFFLTPDLQLQTQSPQSKLVKVDYRALGTLESPQLVQFSTPAFEQETEITGHIVAHLNVSVSPDKGGPLPSDIDLFLTLRYISPTGEEVYYTGTAGDPVPLAKGWLRVSMRKVNEKHLRHREYLPHRDYFSTDVLPVMPGEVYPVDVEIWPSNVVVEKGGKIVLEVSSGDTQGSGIFQHNDPNDRSPEKLQGTNHIHFGPAYENYVTLPTILRHRPIAPEGNDGGPEQEPEDLEVLAVQISNIRPLQRFVTTHDDNGQAIFSNRLSEDMPVQNVDQVTFSLAYTSEQFPSQLSGDADIASYERRLSSPPGLSISTGTVCRIVDMPPNTISPMHRTVSLDYGVVLEGEVELLLDSGEKRLLKRGDVAVQRATNHAWRNVTPNEGWSRMLYVLTPCQPVEVKNKGVLGEDLNGMGVKSSE; from the exons ATGCCGAATCCCATCCAGGATATTACCCGCGTAGACGCGACCTCGTTTTCATACATCTACGAGGAGAATGTCACAATCCCCTTGAAGGACAACGCCGGATTGATTCGGTGCAATGTCTATCGGCCCAAGGATGTGGAAAACTCTCCGGTATTGGTTACTTATGGGCCATACGGCAAGGATATCCACTACAAAGA TTTCCACTCTAAGTCTTATAGCGAAGTAAATCCAGAGCACCATTCCGACCATTCAGCATGGGAGACTCCGGATCCTGGGTTCTGGACCCAGCATGGCTATGCCGTTGTTCGAGCCGACGAGCGTGGCTTAGGTCAATCGCCGGGCGTTCTGGACACCATGTCGCGAGGCACCAGCGAGGCCTTTGTCGATGTAGTCGAATGGGCCGCTGAGCAGCCGTGGTCAAGCGGAAAGGTTGGTCTCCTCGGCATCAGTTACTACGCTGGTAGCCAGTGGCGTGTCGCTGCGCGTCAGCCTAAAGGCCTAGCGTGTATAATTCCCTGGGAAGGCATGTCAGATTATTACCGCGATCGATGCCGTCATGGAGGGATTCTGTCCAACAAATTTATCAAGTTCTGGTGGGATCGCCAGGTGATCACGAATCAATATGGACGACCTGGACGTGCTGCTCGCAACTGGGGTCCCGATACTATTGAGGGTGACCTGTCGGAGGAAGAATTGTTAGCGAATCGCAACGACCAGACTATCGATAATGCCACCCATAAGTTCCGCGACGAGCCATACTATGCCTCCAAAGAGTATAATATGGAGGATATTAAGGTCCCATTGCTCTCCGTCGCGAACTGGGGTGGTATTCTCCTGCACCTCCGTGGCAATGTGATCGGCTACATGAACGCAGGTTCCGAACACAAATATTTGAGATTCATAACCGGACGCCATGACTTGCCATTCTACTATCATGAAGAGGTCGAGCTGCAGAGAAGCTTCCTTGATGCGTTCCTTAAGGGAGAGGATCGAGAGGGATGGAGCACTGGCCAGGCTCCCAAGGTGGATGTCTTGCTGCGCAAAGGAAATGTTGGCTTTGACAACGCCGAGGCCGAAAGAGCCTATACTCGCCGAACTGAGAACGAATGGCCCATCGCTCGTACCCAGTACACAAAGTTCTTCCTCACTCCagatctgcagctgcagacgCAATCGCCTCAGTCAAAATTAGTCAAGGTTGATTACCGCGCATTGGGTACTCTAGAAAGCCCTCAGCTTGTCCAATTTAGCACGCCTGCTTTTGAACAAGAAACGGAGATCACCGGCCATATTGTCGCCCATCTAAACGTGTCTGTCAGTCCCGATAAGGGAGGTCCGCTTCCCTCCGACATTGATCTCTTCCTGACCCTGCGGTATATCTCGCCTACCGGTGAGGAGGTATACTACACTGGTACCGCTGGAGATCCCGTACCGTTGGCCAAAGGTTGGCTGCGCGTCAGTATGCGCAAGGTGAACGAGAAGCATCTGCGGCACCGTGAATACTTGCCGCACCGTGATTACTTCTCCACGGATGTGTTGCCTGTAATGCCCGGAGAGGTCTATCCGGTAGATGTAGAGATCTGGCCGAGCAACGTAGTAGTCGAAAAAGGTGGTAAGATCGTCCTGGAGGTGTCGTCGGGCGACACTCAGGGGTCAGGAATCTTCCAACACAATGACCCTAATGATCG CTCTCCCGAGAAACTGCAAGGAACCAACCACATACATTTCGGGCCGGCGTACGAGAACTATGTGACTCTTCCT ACAATTCTCCGGCATCGTCCCATTGCGCCCGAGGGCAACGACGGTGGACCCGAACAAGAACCCGAAG ACCTCGAAGTCCTCGCTGTTCAAATCTCAA ATATCCGTCCTCTCCAACGCTTCGTCACTACTCATGATGACAACGGCCaagccatcttctccaaccGACTATCTGAAGATATGCCCGTCCAGAACGTCGATCAGGTGACCTTCAGTCTTGCCTACACCTCGGAGCAATTCCCTTCTCAGTTGTCGGGTGATGCAGATATTGCCAGCTACGAACGCCGTCTTTCCTCCCCACCAGGCTTGAGCATCTCCACGGGCACCGTTTGCCGTATTGTGGATATGCCACCCAACACAATCAGTCCAATGCATCGGACCGTCTCGCTAGACTACGGTGTCGTCCTGGAAGGCGAGGTCGAACTTCTTCTCGACAGTGGTGAGAAGCGACTATTAAAGAGGGGAGATGTTGCCGTGCAACGAGCTACGAACCATGCCTGGCGCAACGTTACCCCCAACGAGGGTTGGTCTCGTATGTTATACGTTTTGACTCCCTGTCAACCTGTGGAGGTGAAAAATAAGGGCGTTCTCGGGGAGGATTTGAATGGCATGGGTGTGAAGTCCAGTGAATAG
- a CDS encoding putative transcription factor — protein sequence MNSPSEKQDKSRTDFYQCGVCRKHYARPDHLIRHVRSHTSDKPFVCDKCGKGFGRIDLLRRHARGHFSGQRDSRLSTASAMRGRVSRACKNCALSKLKCDDQKPCRRCVKRNLECHWPQDERTPDAVDSQETTANAAMVEPERSVAESSDSGEQVDDTGIPQSQEEPAPQDFSSPNEYDYFGGNISPELGLTEADLEFLASLNNHDLAHERPNTVAQYHTQRSVPEALGLMDKEAYHNSPLSNWTPRSEDNAYMDQQYLSVPKHLDRSISSGTAEARVFSECLSKESRDKVFSIFVQVCQRRDFGRMMHYFPSAELLDSLIQDYFLHQRSEIDSWIHESTIDLNQESPEMIIALAAAGAVLSPVNAIQRLGYALLEIARLELSSKYENDNTYTRNLRQQQAYTLTLQIGLWSGDKRRVEIAESFAQPIVTMLRRASHLRSEGYPIISPSVVDDEETLNQKWHHWVESESHKRVVYHLFLHDVQSSFRLSTHALLSYGDLELPFPCSRKLWNAKSAAEWGYIYVQEFPHAVEAIPSLAGVLRDPSTLGLLPCQVDFPLAAFISVHGMSLMVADCNRTRHSLQRPWTGLLFQSWQRELEQELDQFNIAIVEPLHGSVPAVSLIHQAACLSLYLPLGKLERYAGKEGEKRSADVYELFIQHINPSHLRQAAWHAGQILRIARCIPPGLLTGFCATCLYFAALALWTYSTVTAPEESSGREVRTESALQHGTFLLDGEGSPGGALRRFVISGQGIPALSSGSGPAYLDNQAAVMRLFQQVLRSNYPSQAIPQQAQTLYHAFSALGSIRRVKEHEVPSKKLPPE from the exons ATGAACAGTCCCTCAGAGAAACAGGATAAATCCCGCACAGACTTCTACCAGTGTGGTGTCTGCAGGAAGCATTATGCCCGACCTGATCACCTTATCCGCCATGTCCGATCGC ATACCTCGGACAAACCGTTTGTTTGTGACAAGTGTGGAAAAGGCTTTGGGAGAAT CGATCTCCTACGTCGACATGCCCGGGGACATTTCTCGGGTCAAAGGGACTCTAGACTCTCCACCGCTTCGGCCATGCGAGGGCGCGTGTCGCGAGCCTGCAAGAATTGTGCTCTGTCCAAGCTGAAGTGTGATGACCAAAAGCCCTGTCGTCGATGTGTCAAGCGCAACCTCGAGTGTCATTGGCCTCAGGATGAGAGAACACCAGATGCTGTGGACTCACAGG AAACTACTGCTAACGCTGCAATGGTAGAACCAGAACGATCCGTGGCGGAGTCTTCCGACTCAGGAGAGCAGGTTGACGATACTGGCATCCCTCAATCACAAGAAGAACCAGCTCCACAAGATTTTTCA AGCCCCAATGAGTACGATTACTTTGGCGGGAATATCAGTCCCGAGCTTGGGTTAACCGAGGCCGATCTGGAATTTCTTGCATCTCTCAATAATCACGATCTAGCTCATGAACGACCAAACACCGTGGCTCAATACCACACTCAGCGCAGTGTCCCCGAAGCTTTGGGTTTGATGGACAAGGAGGCATATCACAACTCCCCTCTGTCCAATTGGACTCCTCGCAGTGAAGACAACGCATACATGGATCAGCAGTATCTGTCGGTGCCGAAACATCTCGACCGGTCGATATCTTCCGGTACTGCCGAAGCGAGGGTGTTTTCTGAGTGCCTATCAAAGGAAAGTCGCGATAAAGTGTTTTCGATCTTCGTGCAGGTATGCCAGCGACGCGATTTCGGTCGCATGATGCACTATTTTCCAAGTGCGGAGCTCCTGGATAGTTTGATCCAAGACTACTTTCTCCATCAGAGGTCTGAGATAGACTCATGGATCCACGAATCCACTATCGACCTGAACCAAGAAAGTCCGGAGATGATAATAGCTCTAGCTGCTGCTGGAGCAGTGCTGTCTCCAGTGAACGCAATTCAACGCCTAGGATATGCCCTGTTAGAGATAGCCCGTCTTGAACTAAGTAGCAAG TACGAGAATGACAACACCTACACGCGTAACTTGCGTCAGCAACAGGCATATACATTGACCCTACAAATTGGGCTCTGGAGTGGTGACAAACGACGTGTCGAAATCGCGGAGAGCTTTGCACAACCCATCGTGACG ATGCTGCGCCGAGCATCCCACCTCCGAAGCGAAGGATATCCGATCATTTCACCCTCAGTGGTAGATGACGAAGAAACCCTGAATCAGAAATGGCATCACTGGGTCGAGTCCGAATCTCACAAACG AGTCGTTTAccatctcttcctccatgACGTGCAATCGTCCTTTCGGCTGTCCACGCACGCATTATTGTCATACGGCGATCTAGAGCTACCTTTCCCATGTTCTCGCAAACTGTGGAATGCAAAATCAGCTGCCGAGTGGGGATATATATACGTGCAGGAGTTTCCTCACGCCGTGGAGGCCATTCCATCCCTTGCAGGTGTTCTGCGAGACCCATCGACGCTCGGCCTGTTGCCCTGTCAGGTCGACTTCCCTTTGGCAGCTTTTATCTCAGTACACGGAATGTCGCTTATGGTAGCCGACTGCAATCGTACACGCCATAGCTTACAGCGTCCATGGACCGGTCTACTCTTCCAGTCGTGGCAGCGTGAATTGGAGCAAGAGCTAGATCAGTTCAATATTGCGATCGTAGAGCCACTGCATGGATCCGTCCCTGCCGTGTCCCTAATTCATCAAGCTGCCTGCCTCTCCTTGTACCTACCACTTGGTAAACTTGAGAGATATGCTGGAAAGGAAGGTGAGAAACGGTCTGCCGATGTGTACGAGCTCTTTATTCAGCACATCAATCCGAGTCATCTACGGCAGGCTGCGTGGCACGCAGGGCAAATACTACGCATCGCTAGATGTATACCACCCGGTCTGTTAACTGGGTTCTGCGCCACGTGCTTATACTTTGCCGCGCTTGCTCTTTGGACATACAGCACGGTGACAGCGCCGGAGGAGTCTTCGGGTCGAGAAGTTAGGACTGAATCGGCGCTGCAACACGGTACTTTTCTCTTAGATGGAGAAGGCAGTCCCGGTGGTGCACTGCGTCGTTTTGTTATTTCCGGTCAAGGAATCCCTGCCCTGTCGTCGGGGAGTGGTCCTGCTTACCTCGACAACCAAGCCGCCGTAATGCGCCTGTTTCAGCAGGTATTACGGTCGAACTATCCGAGTCAAGCTATCCCTCAACAGGCCCAGACTCTGTATCATGCCTTTTCGGCTCTTGGAAGCATACGGAGAGTCAAGGAACATGAAGTCCCGAGCAAGAAGCTGCCTCCGGAGTAG
- a CDS encoding Zn2Cys6 transcription factor — translation MRLDLSVMEATSIQSLMEGPSSGQPRKRPRPVISCLRCREKKLKCDRVTPCENCTKAGCPADCVYNQCLNLNDNVRRVRLSSATIDQQSAPRGESGGGAGIGIIEDLQQRVIRLEERLALGSRVVNPDLAEDVSVPQISSDLRPYEVVSESDTPRPFLGTLVVKGTRTRYHGQNNRITLLNQFPKAKEFIAQCNENSTIVDLAREVRFLQGKLPGHLDSPASTVDGRSSPELVQLRVSLPAKTICDLLLRTYTNNFEKIFRIIHVPSFLREYAQFWAEPDQDFYQSSSAFIPQLTAICTISLALDGQRTKVNDSALWEYLSGPAITLIQLWLQNLTRKQRTELATLQAETLLLLSRRLRLVPAEELWKATGALIRSAMVTGLHLNLAKCTELSVFQTQVRRRLWITIVEMDLEASIASGMPVMTSPHDVGPPPANLDDSDFDESTPQLPPEKGPSDLTDSLYQISLATSLADRLRAMSVVRIAREQIDLSELAQQGSRIVEHLQQIPRVLKPGNASTNNNDPAMLLNCVLLSVYTRRPLLCLYRPLVLGDPRDDPIFPVICRICLESSLANLSYQDNFNPSVADLEVCNLGAYWDLFQTFCYNDILWDALSVCGYIRLSSQRNSFESQKSGRALGSSMHSKASLIRSVESTLDSLTARIGEAGSNLKDILLLAVVLQSVRARGSTQVQGERMSQGATKALSACRQHLLPAVAEDSLALSLTDFAQMLQTTQPMFTSDGQGSFTSSAQLNLPEDFLAQSSALAMEFSNFQGDPFIFENNSFTWDV, via the exons ATGCGACTTGATCTGTCCGTGATGGAAGCTACCTCCATACAGAGCTTAATGGAAGGTCCGAGTAGCGGCCAGCCCCGTAAGCGGCCACGGCCGGTAATCTCCTGTCTGCGATGcagagagaagaagctgaaatgTGATCGAGTGACGCCATGCGAGAATTGCACCAAAGCTGGATGCCCCGCGGACTGCGTCTACAACCAATGTCTCAATTTAAATGACAACGTGAGGCGCGTCCGCCTGAGCTCCGCTACCATTGATCAGCAATCTGCACCGCGGGGCGAGTCGGGAGGAGGTGCAGGGATAGGGATCATTGAAGACCTGCAGCAACGAGTCATCAGATTAGAAGAACGACTTGCCCTTGGGTCACGTGTAGTTAACCCTGACCTGGCTGAAGATGTCTCGGTCCCTCAGATTAG CAGTGACCTGCGACCTTACGAAGTCGTCTCCGAATCAGACACTCCACGTCCGTTTCTCGGTACTCTAGTCGTTAAGGGAACGCGAACACGATATCACGGGCAAAACAACAGGATCACCCTTCTGAATCAG TTCCCTAAAGCGAAGGAATTCATCGCTCAGTGCAATGAGAATTCGACTATTGTCGATCTTGCTCGAGAAGTGCGATTCCTCCAAGGAAAATTGCCTGGCCACTTGGACTCACCAGCTTCAACCGTGGATGGCAGGAGCTCGCCTGAGTTAGTGCAGCTCCGCGTGTCTCTTCCAGCGAAAACCATATGTGACCTGCTGCTACGCACATATACCAATAACTTCGAGAAAATATTCCGGATTATACATGTTCCCTCGTTTCTTCGCGAGTACGCGCAATTCTGGGCCGAGCCCGATCAGGATTTCTACCAGTCCTCATCTGCATTCATACCCCAGCTCACCGCGATATGCACTATATCGCTCGCGTTGGATGGCCAACGTACAAAAGTGAATGATTCCGCCCTATGGGAGTACTTGAGCGGGCCGGCAATCACGTTGATCCAACTTTGGCTTCAGAACCTGACTCGTAAGCAGCGAACAGAGCTCGCAACACTCCAAGCCGAGACGCTCCTTCTACTGAGTCGTCGTCTGCGGCTTGTGCCTGCGGAAGAGCTGTGGAAAGCCACAGGCGCCCTGATCCGCTCGGCGATGGTGACGGGTCTACACCTGAATCTTGCGAAGTGTACCGAGCTTTCTGTCTTTCAGACACAGGTCCGGCGTCGACTATGGATCACGATTGTGGAAATGGATCTTGAAGCATCTATCGCTTCTGGCATGCCAGTGATGACGTCCCCACACGACGTTGGACCGCCACCGGCCAACCTCGATGATTCTGACTTCGATGAATCCACACCTCAGCTCCCACCTGAAAAGGGACCCTCTGATCTGACGGACTCACTTTATCAAATTTCGTTAGCAACATCTCTGGCTGACCGTCTCCGGGCAATGTCCGTAGTAAGAATAGCCCGAGAGCAGATTGATTTGAGTGAACTGGCCCAGCAAGGAAGCAGAATTGTAGAGCATCTGCAGCAGATACCGCGTGTACTGAAACCGGGGAACGCTTCCACGAACAACAATGACCCGGCAATGCTGCTCAATTGTGTTCTGCTAAGTGTTTATACCCGTCGGCCTCTCCTGTGTCTCTACCGGCCGCTCGTGCTTGGAGATCCCCGCGATGACCCAATTTTCCCAGTGATCTGCCGGATCTGCTTGGAGTCATCCCTCGCCAACTTGTCTTACCAGGATAATTTCAACCCGAGCGTAGCCGATCTCGAGGTGTGCAACCTGGGCGCATACTGGGACCTGTTCCAGACTTTCTGCTACAATGATATTTTATGGGATGCTCTCAGCGTATGTGGATACATCAGGCTGTCCAGCCAAAGAAACAGCTTCGAGTCTCAGAAGTCAGGCCGTGCCCTTGGAAGCTCGATGCATAGCAAAGCGTCCCTGATACGCAGCGTTGAATCTACCTTGGACAGCCTAACCGCACGGATCGGCGAAGCAGGGAGTAATCTTAAGGATATTTTGCTTCTCGCAGTGGTTCTGCAATCCGTCCGCGCTCGCGGCTCGACCCAGGTCCAAGGTGAGCGAATGTCGCAGGGAGCTACTAAGGCCTTGTCTGCTTGTCGACAGCACTTGCTCCCCGCGGTGGCAGAGGACTCCTTGGCATTAAGTCTCACTGATTTTGCTCAAATG CTTCAAACTACACAGCCGATGTTCACATCCGACGGTCAGGGCTCTTTTACCTCATCCGCTCAGCTCAATCTACCCGAGGACTTTCTTGCACAGTCGTCAGCACTGGCCATGGAGTTTAGTAACTTCCAAGGGGATCCATTCATCTTTGAGAACAATTCTTTTACATGGGACGTGTAA
- a CDS encoding putative FAD dependent oxidoreductase, translated as MSTPENVAIIGAGLSGLTLALALHRQSIPCTIYEARSAPLDIGGAIMLSPNALRILDILGVYQRIRPEGYEFDHLYFRSPDNKLKDTFEFGHLKYGYHGLRIYRHVLIKELSDMVAQANIPVHYNKKFLHVISETSSDVTWQFDDDTTATAACLVGADGIHSRVRKYLYPDLEPRFTNAVGVTAAVPTRQLEVPDEYGLPVTIMNPKHGAFVIAPQLKDGSEVLIGRQKHGPQLGREGWDRLLNDKQWCIDFLRDGASDFPEIVQRAVSQISPAKINLWPFHVVPKLDRWSSHLCRVVILGDAAHAIPPTAGQGVNQAFEDVYTYSLIVARKSQDISLEKALRLWQQGRQARVDKVLELNAQIDKRRMPKQDGHNEPDVHEAFDLDWLYSPDFDAMVDEWQQMHEDLA; from the coding sequence ATGTCGACCCCAGAGAACGTTGCCATCATCGGCGCAGGCCTTTCTGGTCTGACTCTCGCTCTTGCTCTCCATCGACAGTCCATCCCATGTACAATCTACGAGGCACGATCAGCCCCGTTAGACATCGGCGGTGCTATCATGCTCTCTCCCAATGCACTCCGCATCCTGGATATCCTCGGAGTATACCAGCGCATTCGACCGGAGGGATATGAGTTCGATCATTTGTACTTTCGCTCTCCCGACAACAAGTTAAAAGATACCTTTGAGTTCGGACACCTGAAATATGGCTATCATGGTTTGCGGATCTATCGACATGTTCTCATTAAGGAACTCTCGGACATGGTGGCCCAAGCCAACATCCCCGTTCACTACAACAAGAAATTCCTACATGTCATTTCGGAGACATCGTCAGACGTCACTTGGCAGTTTGACGATGACACCACAGCGACAGCAGCCTGTCTAGTGGGAGCGGATGGAATCCATTCTCGGGTCAGGAAATATCTCTATCCAGACCTAGAACCACGGTTTACAAACGCAGTTGGAGTGACCGCTGCAGTTCCTACTCGTCAGCTAGAGGTCCCTGATGAGTATGGGTTGCCCGTCACCATCATGAACCCGAAGCACGGTGCTTTTGTGATCGCACCCCAGCTCAAGGATGGATCCGAGGTTTTAATCGGGAGACAGAAACATGGCCCGCAATTAGGACGAGAAGGCTGGGACCGACTCCTGAATGATAAACAATGGTGTATTGACTTTCTCCGTGACGGAGCCAGTGACTTTCCAGAGATTGTACAACGAGCGGTATCTCAGATCTCTCCGGCCAAGATCAACCTCTGGCCTTTTCATGTTGTCCCGAAGCTGGACCGATGGAGCTCTCACCTCTGCCGAGTAGTTATCTTGGGTGATGCCGCACACGCGATTCCGCCTACTGCGGGACAGGGGGTTAATCAGGCTTTTGAAGATGTCTATACGTACTCGTTGATTGTGGCTAGGAAGAGCCAGGATATTTCGCTGGAGAAGGCCCTAAGGCTGTGGCAGCAGGGACGGCAAGCACGAGTCGACAAGGTGTTGGAGCTTAATGCGCAAATCGACAAGCGTCGTATGCCAAAACAAGATGGACATAATGAACCGGATGTGCATGAAGCGTTTGACTTGGATTGGTTATATAGTCCCGATTTTGATGCAATGGTGGACGAATGGCAGCAAATGCACGAGGACCTTGCCTGA